GGACGATCGGCGGCACCGAGATCTGCGACAAGCCCGTGGCCTGGGTGAACGCCGCCTCCCCCGGACGTGGTCAGGGTGCGGAGGCCACGCTGCGACTCGTACTCGGCTACACCGGAGCCGCCATCGTGGAATCGGCCTGCGCCAGGATTCCGGTGCCCTCCCATATGGTCGGCGCCGACGGACTCATCACCGATCCGCATGTGCGCGAGCAGGTGGGCGAAGTGCTTGCCGTACTGACAGACGCTCGCGAACAGGCGGCCGATCCCGACCGGGCATAGCGTCCCTCACCACGCGCCCCGCCCTACCGCCCGTCAGCCGGACCCGGTGAACTGGCCGGTGCCCACCACCTTGAGGAGGGCGAGGCGTTCGCCGGTGTCGCTGCCGACGGGCGGGGTGTACAGGACCACGCGCTGATCCCCCTCCGGGGCGAGCAGGACCTGGCAGTCCAGGTCGACCGGGCCGATCAGCGGGTGCAGGACACGCATGCGCGATGCCCGGCGTACGGCGACCTCGTGCAGTTCCCACAGTCCGGTGAACTCCTCGCCGGATCCTTTCAGTCGCTCCACCAGGCGGGTCGCGGCCGGGTCGGCGGCCCGTCGGCCCACGGCTGCCCGCAGGTCCGCCACATGCAGCCGGCTGTAGTACTCGTGCTCCTCCGGCGGGTACGCGGTGCGCTGGGCCGCGTCGGCGAACCAGCGCCACACCACGTTGCGGCCGTGCTCGGACACCGAACAGACGCCGCCCAGCAGCGCCTCGGCCATCGCGTTCTGGGCCAGGACGTCACCGAGATCGCTGAGCACCTGCACTGGCGTGCCCGGCAGTTGGTCCAGCAGGTGCAGCAGTCCCGGGCTCACGTGGTCGCCCGAGGTGCGGGCGGCCGGGGGGCGCCGGCCGGCAAGGAG
The Streptomyces sp. NBC_01296 DNA segment above includes these coding regions:
- a CDS encoding helix-turn-helix transcriptional regulator, with translation MKIDREALADFLRRSRDRVRPQDAGLPVGPRRRTPGLRREEVAQLAGMSADYYIRLEQARGPQPSSEMLAALARALRLSGDERDHLHLLAGRRPPAARTSGDHVSPGLLHLLDQLPGTPVQVLSDLGDVLAQNAMAEALLGGVCSVSEHGRNVVWRWFADAAQRTAYPPEEHEYYSRLHVADLRAAVGRRAADPAATRLVERLKGSGEEFTGLWELHEVAVRRASRMRVLHPLIGPVDLDCQVLLAPEGDQRVVLYTPPVGSDTGERLALLKVVGTGQFTGSG